Below is a window of Roseomonas haemaphysalidis DNA.
CAGCCGATCTCTTCTTTGCCCTCGAGGCGACGCCGCACTTGCTGGACGTCAACGCCCAGCTGTTTCAGCGCCTTCGTTGGGCTGACGCCCTCAACCGGCTCCCGCCGGCTTTCGAAATTCCCTGAGCACCCATCAAGAAAGCTGTTTATGACCCATGTTCAGAGTTCCCCCGCGGCGGTATCGCCCGCGGGAAGGCCGCCGCTCGCCTTGCTGCAAGCGGCTCCGGCTCGCCGTAAGCGTCCCAGTCTGGTTGCCTTCTTGAAGGCCACTGATCAGCAGGCGCTGGCCAACATCGAGCCTTGGTTCCGAGCACTGTTCCCCACTGCGCAGAGACAGCCTGGTACCGGTGCCTGGTACGTCCTGGCACAGGACATCGGGCGAGAGCCTGAGGAGGATCTTTCTATAGATCCTATTGAAGGCGGCTATGACCACGGCATCGGGCGGCCTCGCAGCCCGGTTGATGTAGTTCTGCAGTGGCAACGCCTCGCCACCCGCGAGGAAGCCGCCCTCTGGCTCTGCGGCAAGATGGCGCTCGATCCCACTCGGCTGGGCTGGGCGGGTGCTGCAGCAGCGGCCCGTGCCGCAGGTCTGCCCGCCTGGCAGCAGGAGTGTCAGGTAACCTCGGACGGCATTCCGCGACCCAACTTGGCCAACGCTCTGTTGGCTCTGCGGGGTGATCCTGCACTGGCTGAGCTGCTGGCGCAGGATGAAATGCTACGCGCGCCTTTGCTGCGAGCGGCTGTGCCGGGCAGCAACGGGCCAAAGGATCGCTTTCCATGCCCCCTGCGTGACACGGATGTGACGG
It encodes the following:
- a CDS encoding VapE domain-containing protein — translated: MTHVQSSPAAVSPAGRPPLALLQAAPARRKRPSLVAFLKATDQQALANIEPWFRALFPTAQRQPGTGAWYVLAQDIGREPEEDLSIDPIEGGYDHGIGRPRSPVDVVLQWQRLATREEAALWLCGKMALDPTRLGWAGAAAAARAAGLPAWQQECQVTSDGIPRPNLANALLALRGDPALAELLAQDEMLRAPLLRAAVPGSNGPKDRFPCPLRDTDVTAIQEYLQHIGIPGLSKDVVNQAVERRAAECAVHPVRDYLDALVWDGTPRLQGWLSTYLGAVHTPYTSGIGTLFLTAMVARVYAPGCKADYMMVLEGDQGARKSTACGILGGAWFSDALPVWIGVED